Part of the Candidatus Methylacidiphilales bacterium genome is shown below.
CTTATTGTCCCGCTGCTGCTCACAATGATGCTGGGCATCGTTGAATTCGGCTGGCTCATTCAAAACGAAATGACACTGGCAAACGCCGCGCGTGAAGCCGCCAGAGCCGCCGCTCTGGGAAATACGACAACCTACATCCAGACTCGCGCGACGACCATGGCTTCTCCCCTGACTATTTCCACTGATACGATGGCTTACTCCACTGATAACGGTACCACCTGGCTGACTTGGCCCAGCGACAGCGGTTCAAATAACGGTGTTCCCAGCGGCGCGCTGATCAAGATTACGTTGACGGCCACCAACCATCAGTTGACAAATTTCATACCCGGACTGAACAGTCTTCTCATGAGCCAATTCGCAGTCATGAGAAGGGAACCCACATGAGCAGAAAACAGCATCCGCATGCACCCGTGTTAATTAACGGGTTATTTTGCGGCAGGGTAAGGCATTGGAGGGGCCGTGAAGGTTCTGCCGTCCT
Proteins encoded:
- a CDS encoding pilus assembly protein, whose amino-acid sequence is MRIFNKGARRKGQAVVEFALIVPLLLTMMLGIVEFGWLIQNEMTLANAAREAARAAALGNTTTYIQTRATTMASPLTISTDTMAYSTDNGTTWLTWPSDSGSNNGVPSGALIKITLTATNHQLTNFIPGLNSLLMSQFAVMRREPT